From the Candidatus Pelagibacter sp. IMCC9063 genome, the window GTCTGCTGCAATAATCTCAATATCTTTAATGCCTAGAAAATTTAATGCTTGTTTGAACCAAGGAGTACAAAAATCAACAGGACTTCCTACTGGCACTCCACCAGAGGTGACAATTAGATAAACTTTTTTATTATCCTTAATCAGTCCTACTGGTCCAGTAGCTTCATATTTAAATGTCCTGCCTGCTCTAGCAATCAAGTCAAACCAAGCTTTTACAGATGCTGGAGGACCAAAATTGTAAATAGGAACTGAAATAACAATTACATTCGATTCTAACAACTCATCTACCAATTCATCCGAAAATTTAAACAACTTACGGTCTTTTTCTGTTCTTTCTTCCTCTGGG encodes:
- a CDS encoding FMN-dependent NADH-azoreductase — its product is MNILHLDSSARKENSISRKLAKELVQKLQGQVTYRDISQNMPFVDGIKGAGFIIPEEERTEKDRKLFKFSDELVDELLESNVIVISVPIYNFGPPASVKAWFDLIARAGRTFKYEATGPVGLIKDNKKVYLIVTSGGVPVGSPVDFCTPWFKQALNFLGIKDIEIIAADQLAINDDNLKKAKEAISKI